One part of the Arachidicoccus terrestris genome encodes these proteins:
- a CDS encoding DinB family protein — MPRPALNEYKPAFEPYVSLAKGNSVGELITNHSEYLLDFIANIPEDSAGYSYAAGKWNVKEVLQHIIDMERVFAYRALAIARGYILDLPGVDQDAFARFQRAQYRAFSDLQEEFLALRSDHNILFRSFDKTALIAEGLVTGHKCTCRSWIYISFGHALYHAQILKERYGIED, encoded by the coding sequence ATGCCTAGACCTGCATTAAATGAGTATAAGCCCGCTTTCGAACCATATGTCTCTCTTGCTAAGGGAAATAGTGTAGGCGAGCTAATTACCAATCACAGCGAATACCTTTTAGATTTTATAGCGAATATTCCGGAAGACAGCGCGGGTTACAGCTACGCTGCTGGAAAATGGAACGTTAAAGAAGTGTTGCAGCATATCATCGATATGGAAAGGGTATTTGCGTACCGGGCACTCGCCATTGCCAGAGGGTATATACTGGACTTGCCAGGAGTGGATCAAGATGCCTTCGCGCGGTTTCAACGCGCTCAATACAGGGCCTTTAGTGATCTTCAGGAAGAGTTCCTGGCCTTGCGCAGTGATCATAATATTCTTTTCCGGTCCTTTGACAAGACTGCATTAATCGCAGAAGGTCTGGTTACGGGGCACAAATGTACCTGCAGGTCTTGGATATATATTAGTTTTGGTCATGCACTCTATCATGCCCAAATTCTAAAAGAACGCTATGGAATAGAGGACTGA
- the gldC gene encoding gliding motility protein GldC yields the protein MIKSTIQIDVELDKDRVPENIYWSTTDREQQAQKARAMLLAFWDAADKSALRIDLWTKDMMVDEMADFFYQTLMTMGDTLGRSINEKELVDDMKGFAKDFYQKFRKLQLEKNKIEGKQ from the coding sequence ATGATTAAATCCACCATTCAAATAGATGTTGAGTTAGACAAGGACCGCGTTCCGGAAAATATTTACTGGAGTACGACCGATAGAGAACAGCAGGCACAGAAAGCGAGAGCTATGCTACTGGCCTTCTGGGATGCAGCCGATAAGAGCGCACTGAGAATAGATTTATGGACTAAAGATATGATGGTCGATGAGATGGCGGATTTCTTCTACCAGACGTTAATGACCATGGGCGATACGCTGGGCAGGTCCATTAATGAAAAGGAACTGGTGGATGACATGAAGGGTTTTGCAAAAGATTTCTATCAGAAATTCCGCAAACTCCAACTGGAAAAAAACAAAATTGAAGGAAAACAATAA
- a CDS encoding GatB/YqeY domain-containing protein, which translates to MSLEQEIMTRLKEAMKSKNEDALRSLRAIKAEIIKAKTETGAGGIITEDGEVKLLQKMAKQRKDSLEIFEQQGRSDLAAKEKAELSVIEQFLPEQLSAEKLQEIIADIIRETGASSPADMGKVMGIATKKLAGKADGKAISTQVKALLSK; encoded by the coding sequence ATGAGCTTAGAACAAGAAATCATGACGCGCCTTAAAGAGGCCATGAAATCAAAGAATGAAGACGCCCTTCGCAGTTTGAGGGCGATCAAAGCAGAAATCATCAAGGCGAAGACAGAAACCGGTGCCGGTGGCATAATTACAGAAGACGGTGAAGTCAAACTTCTACAGAAAATGGCCAAACAACGCAAGGACTCGCTGGAGATTTTTGAACAGCAGGGACGAAGTGATCTGGCAGCCAAAGAAAAGGCGGAGCTGTCTGTTATTGAGCAATTCTTACCCGAACAGCTTTCGGCAGAAAAACTGCAAGAAATTATTGCTGACATCATTAGGGAAACCGGCGCTTCCAGCCCTGCAGATATGGGAAAGGTCATGGGTATTGCGACCAAAAAACTGGCTGGCAAGGCCGACGGCAAAGCCATTTCCACACAGGTAAAAGCCCTATTGAGTAAATGA
- a CDS encoding CvpA family protein has protein sequence MTLDLIAAILLVLAIFKGYRKGVIVAAFSYVALIIGIAAAMKLSVVVAGYLTSQSMHGKWLSFLSFVIVLVVVIVIIKLVARMIEQLAEAVLMGWLNRICGIILYGLVYFTLYSVVLFYTSKMGLTGPQTIAGSVTYPYFHNLGPWVIDHLGAVIPWFKDMFSHLSDFFADMAARIPASSS, from the coding sequence ATGACCCTAGATCTGATCGCAGCGATACTGTTGGTTCTGGCAATCTTTAAAGGTTACCGGAAAGGGGTCATCGTGGCCGCATTTTCGTATGTAGCGCTCATTATCGGTATCGCAGCGGCCATGAAGCTCTCGGTGGTAGTAGCAGGTTACCTAACCAGTCAATCGATGCATGGCAAATGGCTATCCTTTTTGTCTTTCGTGATTGTATTGGTTGTAGTCATCGTTATCATCAAACTGGTTGCCCGCATGATCGAACAGTTGGCGGAAGCAGTCCTTATGGGGTGGCTAAACCGTATTTGTGGTATTATTTTATATGGCCTGGTTTATTTTACCCTCTATAGTGTTGTGTTATTTTATACGAGTAAAATGGGCCTTACAGGGCCCCAGACCATTGCAGGATCAGTAACTTATCCCTATTTCCATAATCTTGGTCCATGGGTTATTGATCATTTGGGCGCTGTGATTCCCTGGTTTAAGGACATGTTTAGCCATCTTTCTGATTTTTTTGCAGACATGGCCGCCAGAATTCCGGCTTCCTCCAGCTAA
- a CDS encoding alpha/beta fold hydrolase, with the protein MSYEVKQLDKFQYIDEGKGEPLVLFHGLFGALSNFEDLIEHFKHTHRVIVPLLPLFGLDLLSTTVGGLQKYVNRFFEKLDIRDMHLLGNSLGGHVALVQVLKHPERIKTLILTGSSGLFENGMGDTYPKRGDREYIRKKTEFTFYDPKMATEELVSEVFEITNNRLKVIKIIALAKSAIRNNLGQELNGVQQPTLLIWGQNDQVTPPFVAEEFHKLIPNSELHFIDKCGHAPMMEVPGEFNVLLEAFLQKHKS; encoded by the coding sequence ATGAGTTACGAAGTAAAACAATTAGATAAATTTCAATATATTGATGAAGGCAAGGGAGAACCTCTTGTTTTATTTCACGGCCTGTTTGGTGCGCTGAGCAATTTTGAGGATCTGATCGAGCATTTTAAGCACACGCATCGTGTGATCGTCCCTCTATTGCCTCTCTTTGGATTAGACCTGCTCAGTACTACAGTGGGCGGGCTCCAAAAATATGTCAACCGGTTTTTTGAGAAACTGGACATAAGGGATATGCACCTCCTGGGGAATTCACTGGGTGGCCATGTTGCACTGGTACAGGTACTCAAACATCCGGAAAGGATTAAAACCCTGATCCTGACCGGCAGTTCCGGCCTTTTTGAAAACGGCATGGGAGACACCTACCCAAAAAGAGGAGACAGGGAATATATTCGTAAGAAAACCGAATTTACCTTTTATGACCCTAAAATGGCCACTGAGGAACTCGTCAGTGAAGTCTTTGAGATCACCAATAACCGTCTGAAGGTTATTAAGATCATTGCCCTGGCTAAAAGCGCCATTCGTAACAACCTGGGACAGGAATTAAATGGTGTCCAGCAACCCACCCTGCTTATCTGGGGGCAGAATGACCAGGTTACGCCACCATTTGTGGCAGAAGAGTTTCATAAATTGATCCCTAACTCCGAGTTGCATTTTATTGATAAATGTGGCCACGCCCCTATGATGGAAGTTCCAGGTGAATTCAATGTATTATTGGAAGCATTTTTGCAGAAACATAAATCCTAA
- a CDS encoding CBS domain-containing protein — MLCEQIIAPDFPTLTADSTVADAMMVFNDRGLTYAPLLKGDELLGLISLEVLESLDERILLEEVPLRTLSIGGGQHIYAALRTITAAGTDLLPVLDTEQNYIGVITAGALLSGLAVLLDTEKSGGAIITLQMKRVDYSLSALTRLIESGDANITQLNTYNDQETENLWINIRLDRMEVSDIISTLQRYEYNVVHFWGNELYENELRRNYEALMNYLSI, encoded by the coding sequence ATGTTATGTGAACAAATCATAGCGCCCGATTTTCCGACACTGACTGCTGACAGTACAGTGGCGGATGCCATGATGGTTTTCAATGACCGCGGCTTAACATATGCTCCGTTGCTTAAAGGAGATGAGTTACTCGGACTGATATCACTGGAAGTATTGGAATCACTGGATGAGAGAATACTTCTTGAGGAAGTACCTCTCAGAACACTTTCAATTGGTGGCGGTCAACATATTTACGCAGCGCTTCGCACAATAACTGCCGCCGGAACCGATTTATTGCCCGTTTTAGATACTGAACAAAATTACATCGGCGTCATCACTGCAGGTGCATTACTTAGCGGACTGGCTGTCTTACTGGACACGGAGAAATCTGGCGGAGCAATTATCACGCTACAGATGAAGAGAGTAGATTACTCTCTTTCCGCTCTTACCCGCCTTATTGAGTCCGGTGACGCCAATATTACCCAACTCAATACCTATAACGACCAGGAGACCGAAAATCTGTGGATCAATATCCGGCTGGACCGTATGGAAGTGTCTGATATTATCAGCACCCTGCAGCGTTATGAGTATAATGTGGTACACTTTTGGGGGAATGAACTATATGAAAATGAGCTTCGCAGGAATTATGAAGCCTTAATGAACTATCTTAGCATATAA
- a CDS encoding OmpA family protein, which translates to MKKLKISVFALITGAIMLTSCNAYKNANKSERGAAIGVAGGAVAGGIIGKISGNTALGSIIGAAVGGGAGYVIGKKMDKQAEDIKEQIPDAKVQRVEEGIVVEFNSKVLFGFDQSSLTDASRNTLSNLITILNKYPETNLEVQGHTDNTGAANYNMTLSIKRATAVSDYLKSNGINSSRLTVKGFGETVPKYDNNTEDGRAQNRRVEFLITANEQMKADAAKEAKQQGK; encoded by the coding sequence ATGAAAAAGCTAAAAATCTCTGTATTTGCCCTTATCACAGGTGCAATCATGCTTACTTCCTGTAATGCTTATAAAAATGCAAATAAAAGCGAACGCGGCGCAGCCATCGGTGTAGCCGGTGGAGCAGTAGCAGGTGGCATAATCGGTAAAATTTCAGGTAACACTGCGCTGGGATCCATTATTGGAGCTGCAGTTGGCGGCGGTGCCGGTTACGTAATTGGTAAAAAGATGGATAAGCAAGCAGAAGATATTAAAGAGCAGATTCCGGACGCAAAGGTACAGCGTGTCGAAGAAGGAATTGTCGTAGAGTTTAATAGTAAGGTTCTTTTTGGATTTGACCAGTCAAGCCTGACAGACGCTTCCAGAAATACACTTAGTAACCTGATCACGATCCTGAACAAATACCCTGAAACGAACTTGGAAGTTCAGGGGCATACAGATAACACTGGTGCAGCGAACTATAATATGACTCTGTCCATAAAAAGGGCTACCGCAGTATCTGACTACCTGAAATCAAATGGCATCAACAGTTCCAGACTGACCGTAAAGGGCTTCGGTGAAACAGTACCTAAATACGATAACAATACAGAGGATGGGCGCGCCCAGAACCGTCGTGTTGAATTTCTGATTACCGCCAATGAGCAGATGAAGGCTGACGCAGCAAAAGAGGCGAAGCAGCAGGGAAAATAA
- a CDS encoding carboxypeptidase-like regulatory domain-containing protein: MKIKFSLSLSYLITLLILSGLQLAQAKPVDDSKIQINGKVQDEKGVPVAGATIKILNSHTGAVSESDGIFQLMCPKDSSCKVSVEAIGYQKTVLTLYPNRQKDQPFLIELQSKAGDLADVTVSAVRRSSGSVDLVYANQKAASAISDGISQDVIKKSPDRNMGDVLKRVSGASVQDDKFVIIRGLNERYNTAKMNGALLPSTEPDKKAFAFNIIPASLIDQVVIYKSMTPDLPPDFAGGAIDITTKEFPSRRVSELSLSLGYQTNTTFKSFKKSKVTGKYDYTGYFDNRRALPASYNYYKNGFSHQDDGIKMAVTEKFSNNFGYKGAANSLPDMSISYTGGDTRYTKSDKKFGYIYSLGYSASREVTTGLINDYSIDKRQIYRSNATDYSYKYGHYALLNLSYAFNANNRLMLKNLYNNQLTSDVVLREGANLSNENPQPFISSSSKASRNGLLQSVLQGVHDLKSDQVLNWNLSYARTYHYSPDETILTLNENADGGYERKLSNENSPEIQNAGRVYSSNLEQQFGGHWDYSYGFKLGDQEQLLKAGMSTYYRLKDVSVEALGYASLNAYGITIPADPSSPFDLFTNENIEQYKVTVATIGNNSTDYQGKAWNTDGFVMLENKWWNHWTLKWGAAISSYNQKLIPTSGKSIEKNNTDILPSAILTFRPWSEMNFRLAGSQSVNRPEFRELADYSLYDYSKDFIYRGNPNLTRSKITNLDFRYEFFPATGEIISASIFYKHFNDPIEQVNQGNGILNYQNADEAQLYGAEFEIRKKLDFLGSEFMSKWTLYGNATYVDGDIQLNGTKGKSLMQGQSPYLIGAGLSYTEGDMSVNLLYQKAGPRLAFRGQGEGQMNIYEKGRDVIDAQVSYKFLKSKKLELKLSAKDLLAQSVDWYYKFGVSQDSRKTGYDASTDKITRQFKPGTALNLSIKYQF; this comes from the coding sequence TTGAAAATTAAATTTTCTTTATCCTTAAGTTACCTGATCACCTTACTGATCTTAAGTGGCTTACAGCTGGCCCAGGCAAAGCCTGTTGACGACAGCAAAATACAAATAAACGGGAAGGTCCAGGATGAAAAAGGCGTTCCTGTTGCAGGTGCAACCATAAAAATTTTAAACAGCCACACCGGTGCAGTCAGCGAATCAGATGGGATATTTCAGCTCATGTGTCCCAAGGACTCAAGCTGCAAGGTTAGTGTGGAAGCTATCGGCTACCAAAAAACTGTTCTTACTTTATATCCGAATCGTCAAAAAGACCAGCCTTTTTTAATTGAACTCCAGTCTAAGGCAGGAGATCTTGCAGATGTAACGGTTTCTGCCGTGAGACGTAGCAGCGGTAGCGTGGATTTGGTCTATGCAAATCAAAAGGCTGCTTCTGCGATCTCTGATGGCATCTCTCAGGACGTAATTAAAAAATCGCCCGATAGAAATATGGGTGATGTGCTTAAAAGAGTCAGTGGCGCATCCGTTCAAGACGATAAGTTCGTCATTATCCGAGGACTGAATGAACGCTATAATACGGCAAAAATGAATGGTGCACTATTGCCTTCCACAGAGCCCGACAAAAAAGCATTTGCCTTTAATATTATTCCCGCATCACTCATCGACCAAGTGGTGATTTATAAATCCATGACACCAGATCTGCCTCCTGACTTTGCCGGAGGGGCGATTGATATAACCACCAAGGAATTCCCATCAAGAAGGGTGAGTGAACTGTCGTTATCGCTGGGATATCAGACAAATACAACGTTTAAAAGCTTTAAAAAATCAAAGGTTACGGGTAAATACGACTATACAGGATATTTTGATAATCGACGAGCTCTGCCGGCTTCCTATAACTACTATAAAAACGGGTTTAGCCATCAGGATGATGGAATTAAAATGGCCGTTACCGAAAAATTCTCTAATAACTTCGGCTATAAAGGGGCTGCAAACAGCCTACCTGATATGAGTATTTCGTATACAGGTGGGGACACTCGGTACACAAAGTCGGATAAAAAGTTCGGGTATATTTATTCCCTGGGTTACAGCGCTTCCAGAGAAGTCACCACAGGGTTAATCAACGACTATTCTATTGACAAGAGACAGATATACAGAAGCAACGCAACAGATTACAGCTATAAATATGGCCATTATGCCTTACTGAACCTTAGCTATGCGTTTAATGCGAACAACAGATTGATGCTCAAAAATCTTTATAACAATCAGCTCACCAGCGATGTGGTACTTAGAGAAGGGGCCAATCTTTCTAACGAAAACCCACAGCCTTTTATCAGCAGCTCCAGTAAGGCATCTAGAAACGGTCTTTTGCAATCGGTATTGCAAGGAGTACATGACTTAAAATCTGATCAGGTACTCAATTGGAATTTGTCCTATGCCAGAACCTATCATTATAGCCCGGACGAGACGATTCTTACACTGAATGAGAACGCTGATGGTGGTTATGAAAGAAAGCTGAGCAATGAGAACTCACCGGAAATTCAGAATGCGGGCCGGGTCTATTCCAGTAACCTGGAGCAGCAGTTCGGCGGTCACTGGGATTACAGCTATGGATTTAAATTGGGCGATCAGGAACAATTATTAAAGGCCGGAATGTCGACTTATTACCGGTTAAAAGATGTATCGGTAGAAGCGCTGGGGTATGCGTCACTAAATGCGTATGGTATTACCATTCCCGCAGATCCTTCGAGCCCTTTTGACCTCTTTACCAATGAGAATATTGAGCAGTATAAAGTTACAGTAGCGACTATTGGCAATAACTCTACAGATTATCAGGGAAAGGCCTGGAATACTGACGGATTTGTCATGTTAGAAAATAAATGGTGGAACCACTGGACCTTAAAATGGGGAGCTGCCATTAGCAGTTATAATCAAAAACTGATACCGACTTCCGGAAAATCCATCGAAAAGAATAACACTGATATCCTGCCTTCTGCCATCCTGACTTTCCGGCCATGGTCGGAAATGAACTTCAGGTTAGCCGGATCTCAATCCGTAAACAGACCAGAGTTCAGGGAGCTGGCAGATTATAGCCTCTATGATTATAGCAAGGATTTTATCTATCGTGGTAACCCGAATCTGACCCGAAGTAAGATCACCAACCTGGATTTTCGGTATGAGTTTTTCCCTGCAACAGGAGAGATCATCTCAGCCAGTATATTCTACAAACATTTCAATGATCCTATCGAACAGGTCAATCAGGGGAACGGAATTCTTAACTATCAGAATGCAGACGAAGCACAGTTATACGGGGCAGAGTTTGAGATCAGAAAGAAACTGGATTTTCTGGGAAGTGAATTCATGAGCAAGTGGACCTTATATGGAAATGCCACCTATGTTGACGGAGATATTCAATTAAATGGTACAAAGGGCAAAAGCTTAATGCAGGGCCAGTCGCCCTATTTGATTGGCGCAGGTTTGAGCTATACGGAAGGGGATATGTCTGTGAACCTGCTTTATCAGAAAGCCGGCCCCCGCCTTGCCTTCAGAGGCCAGGGTGAAGGGCAGATGAATATCTATGAAAAAGGAAGGGATGTCATTGACGCACAGGTGAGTTATAAATTCCTGAAATCTAAAAAACTGGAACTGAAACTATCAGCCAAAGACTTGTTGGCACAATCAGTTGACTGGTATTATAAGTTCGGGGTGAGTCAGGATAGCCGTAAAACGGGCTACGACGCCTCTACGGATAAAATCACTCGCCAGTTTAAACCGGGTACAGCACTTAATCTATCTATCAAATATCAATTTTAG
- a CDS encoding DUF4271 domain-containing protein, giving the protein MPAKKQSSTNTQTKDTGKAAKASTAKPVADTGVKQSRKRTLANTPDSSKSGSATIAASDSGNANNRPEALTAQQLEAQHKASEQRQLKERKDSIYNTHKRQVLSGLTSAALTRDNRRPDYSIFFPDYFYDNSRDAGNNNGALVSFHAYRNRDLLFYAFFGITLLLALIKMIFPRYFNQIFWFFLHPNDRKNNASEQISGQNLLPSLLLNLFFVLTGGLFLAQIARPNIPGTNFWTTWALFSLLLAGVYLVKFLVILLSGWVFGAPTAATIYNQVVFSINKIIGLVLLPATLLISYGTDSTLGHVFSTVVVIIVILLIYRYIASFLLIKGKLKVSAFHFILYLCAVEIVPLLLVYKVLLTNMGRFM; this is encoded by the coding sequence GTGCCAGCAAAAAAACAATCATCCACAAATACGCAAACAAAAGATACAGGCAAAGCCGCAAAAGCAAGCACTGCTAAACCAGTCGCCGATACAGGAGTCAAGCAGTCCCGAAAGCGTACATTAGCGAACACACCGGACAGTTCGAAATCTGGTTCGGCAACAATTGCTGCCTCTGATAGCGGAAATGCCAACAACCGTCCCGAGGCTCTGACAGCACAGCAACTTGAAGCGCAACACAAAGCCAGCGAACAGCGTCAATTAAAGGAGCGTAAAGATTCTATATATAATACGCATAAAAGGCAGGTTTTATCAGGGCTGACATCCGCAGCACTGACCAGAGACAATCGACGTCCTGATTACAGCATATTCTTTCCTGATTATTTCTATGACAATAGTCGTGATGCCGGCAATAACAATGGTGCACTTGTCAGTTTTCATGCATACCGGAATCGCGATCTGCTCTTTTATGCTTTTTTTGGAATTACGTTGTTACTGGCCCTGATTAAAATGATATTTCCGCGTTATTTTAATCAGATCTTCTGGTTTTTTCTACATCCTAATGATAGAAAAAATAATGCATCGGAACAGATCAGTGGTCAGAATCTGCTTCCCTCCCTGTTATTAAACCTGTTTTTCGTATTAACGGGAGGGCTATTCCTAGCCCAGATAGCCCGGCCCAATATACCCGGCACGAACTTTTGGACAACCTGGGCGCTTTTTTCTCTTTTATTAGCGGGTGTCTATCTTGTTAAATTTTTGGTCATTTTACTTTCCGGATGGGTATTTGGCGCACCTACTGCAGCAACTATTTATAATCAGGTCGTCTTTTCTATCAATAAAATCATCGGCCTCGTGCTGCTCCCTGCCACATTGTTAATCAGTTACGGAACAGATAGTACCCTCGGACATGTCTTTTCCACTGTAGTGGTTATAATAGTTATACTTCTAATATATCGCTATATAGCCTCTTTTCTTCTAATTAAAGGCAAACTCAAGGTGAGCGCATTCCACTTTATTTTGTACCTTTGCGCGGTTGAAATAGTACCTTTGCTACTTGTTTACAAAGTATTATTGACCAATATGGGACGGTTCATGTAA
- a CDS encoding uroporphyrinogen-III synthase produces the protein MVKSEGKSLIPATVNTRILITQPKPSSEKSPYYDLAKKHNAELVFHPFIRLEGLSAKEFRKQKIDITKYSAVIFTSRNAIDHFFRMCEEMKVSVSQDTKYFCVAEAIALYLQKFILYRKRKVFFGADGTNKSIFDVINKHKENESFLYVCSENQQDSDIVNWLKANNCSFELGFMYRTVSNDIKSVMNNQRYDIICFFTPSGIRCLLDSYPDFGKSDTVVGTFGSGTFRACGQEGLKATIVAPSEKSPNMAVALDNYLASREKTAGKKAK, from the coding sequence ATGGTAAAAAGTGAAGGTAAGAGCTTGATTCCGGCAACGGTAAATACTAGGATACTCATTACCCAACCCAAACCAAGTAGTGAGAAATCACCTTATTACGACCTAGCCAAAAAGCACAATGCCGAATTAGTATTTCATCCATTTATACGACTGGAAGGACTTTCTGCGAAAGAATTCAGAAAACAGAAAATAGATATCACTAAATATAGTGCCGTTATTTTTACCAGTAGAAATGCCATCGATCATTTTTTCCGCATGTGTGAAGAAATGAAAGTCTCTGTAAGTCAGGATACCAAATATTTTTGTGTAGCAGAGGCCATCGCGCTTTACCTTCAGAAATTTATTCTGTATAGAAAAAGAAAGGTATTTTTTGGGGCCGATGGTACCAACAAGAGCATTTTCGATGTGATCAACAAACATAAGGAAAATGAAAGTTTTTTGTATGTCTGTAGTGAAAACCAGCAAGACAGCGACATCGTTAACTGGTTGAAAGCCAATAACTGTAGCTTTGAACTCGGCTTTATGTACCGCACAGTATCTAATGATATCAAAAGTGTTATGAATAATCAACGCTATGACATAATCTGTTTTTTCACACCTAGCGGTATCCGCTGCCTGCTGGATTCCTATCCTGATTTTGGTAAATCAGACACAGTTGTAGGCACTTTCGGAAGTGGCACCTTCCGGGCCTGTGGTCAGGAGGGCTTAAAAGCGACCATCGTTGCACCGTCAGAGAAAAGCCCCAACATGGCTGTTGCTCTGGATAATTATCTGGCCTCCCGGGAAAAAACTGCAGGAAAAAAAGCAAAATAA